AAAAGAGCTATCCTTAAAGCAAAGTATATATGAATTCGCAAAAGAAACACTTATTGATTCACATTGCAATTCACACAAAAAGACCGACTTCTGTTAAGTCGGTCTTTTCTATCCTAAATAATAAAATATTCGATTACCCAAATTTGTAGTTGAAGAGCTTATAAAACAAATACCATTAAATCTTCATCAAAGTATTGACCATTAAACTTTAATGATTTAAGCTCTGTTCCATAAATTTTAAATCCAACAGATTCATATAAATTTTTAGCATTGTTGTTATTATGTTCTACGGTTAAATTGATTTGTTCTAATCCTTCACACCCTTTTGCCTTTTTTATAAGTTCCAAAATAAGTGCTTTTCCGATACCTTGCCCTCTAACCTCGGGAGCTACACACATGCCAAAAACATTTCCTTTATGAGCAGTTTTAACATTAATTTCACGAATAAAAGTAACAGTTCCAAATAATGAACCATCATTATCAAAAGAGCCTAAAACAAACTTGTCTTTAGATGGTTTTATTCGCTCTACAACGGTATCGGTTGAAAATTGGACTTCTCTTTCATATGTTGAACCAAACTCTTCAGGATTAGTTTGTAAGGCTTTTAATCTAAATTCTTGATAGATAGGAGCATCAGACTCAGCCAAAATACGAATATTCATTATCTCTCCCTCATTTCCTACTATATTCATTTCCATCATATAAAATATTTTTTATTTTAACATAAAATCCCATTAAATCTTTAAAAAATCATCCTTTTGCAGAGGATGATTTCCATAAACTTATTTGCAATGGCTGTTTTCGCATTAATTGTTGTTTTTCGTACTTAGAACCAAACACGTACACAACTAT
This sequence is a window from Bacillus sp. SM2101. Protein-coding genes within it:
- a CDS encoding GNAT family N-acetyltransferase; amino-acid sequence: MNIRILAESDAPIYQEFRLKALQTNPEEFGSTYEREVQFSTDTVVERIKPSKDKFVLGSFDNDGSLFGTVTFIREINVKTAHKGNVFGMCVAPEVRGQGIGKALILELIKKAKGCEGLEQINLTVEHNNNNAKNLYESVGFKIYGTELKSLKFNGQYFDEDLMVFVL